Proteins found in one Vallitalea guaymasensis genomic segment:
- a CDS encoding IS110 family RNA-guided transposase, translated as MLFIGIDVASKKHDVIIISEYGEILSESFTIENSSAGFKKLHTEISSHTELFDNVHIGLEETGIYSSNIRDFLHSAGFNVYMINPVLTHHSRMAYSLRNTKTDKLDCLAICRYIMHNFTHLKPYISTLYTTSELKSLSRLRLDKLHTLAKAKMEFTRLLQITFPEFIKHFKQHSQWAMNLFSSYPAPAKIARMHLDTLVSIIKIKGDRVSAAQLIKNLAKKTIGDTSITNSLLIESIIDDINHYNKQIAIIDKHLDALMADFDFITTIPGVGNVIGASIIGEIGDISRFNSPSQLLAFAGLDPSIYESGEFKGKRCRISKRGSKYLRTSIFTATRVACVGKGKNNQFRQKYHKKKLQGKHHNSALCNVSKNMINTIFAMLNSKEDFIYIT; from the coding sequence ATGCTTTTTATTGGCATTGATGTCGCTTCAAAAAAACATGATGTAATTATTATTTCAGAGTACGGTGAAATCCTTTCAGAGTCTTTTACTATCGAAAACTCTTCTGCTGGATTTAAAAAACTCCATACGGAAATTTCTTCCCATACGGAGCTTTTTGATAACGTCCATATAGGGCTTGAAGAAACTGGTATTTACTCCAGTAACATCCGTGACTTCTTGCACTCTGCCGGTTTCAACGTGTATATGATTAACCCCGTTCTAACCCACCACAGTAGAATGGCATATTCACTAAGAAACACAAAAACTGATAAACTTGACTGCCTTGCAATCTGTAGATATATCATGCATAATTTCACGCATCTCAAACCCTATATATCTACACTATACACGACTTCTGAACTTAAGTCATTATCTAGATTACGTCTAGATAAACTTCATACCCTTGCAAAGGCCAAAATGGAGTTCACTCGATTGCTCCAGATTACTTTCCCTGAGTTTATCAAACACTTCAAACAGCATTCTCAGTGGGCTATGAATCTTTTCTCTTCTTATCCAGCTCCTGCTAAGATTGCTCGTATGCATCTTGACACACTTGTAAGCATTATCAAAATCAAGGGGGATCGTGTTTCTGCTGCTCAATTAATCAAAAATCTTGCTAAAAAAACAATTGGTGATACTTCTATTACCAACTCACTTCTTATAGAGTCTATCATCGATGACATCAATCACTACAACAAACAGATTGCTATTATCGATAAACATCTTGATGCTCTGATGGCTGATTTTGATTTTATAACAACAATACCAGGTGTTGGTAACGTTATTGGTGCTTCTATCATTGGTGAAATCGGTGATATCTCACGCTTTAATTCACCTTCTCAACTATTAGCATTTGCCGGTCTTGATCCCTCCATCTATGAATCAGGAGAGTTCAAAGGTAAACGGTGTCGCATATCTAAACGTGGCTCTAAATACCTCAGAACTTCCATTTTTACAGCTACACGTGTTGCGTGTGTAGGAAAAGGCAAGAACAATCAATTCCGTCAGAAATATCATAAGAAAAAACTTCAAGGCAAGCATCATAATTCTGCACTTTGTAATGTGTCCAAAAACATGATAAATACCATTTTCGCTATGCTTAACAGTAAAGAGGATTTTATATACATTACATAA